In Mesoplodon densirostris isolate mMesDen1 chromosome 15, mMesDen1 primary haplotype, whole genome shotgun sequence, the DNA window CTTGCTCCCTATGAGCCTCACAGACCCCTAAGAGGAGCATGTTTATAGAGGCGGATGCTGGGGCTTGGAGGTTAATAAGCACCTTGCCCAAGCTCCCCCAAACGAAGTGTGAAACAGAGGCACGTCCGAGCCCTCCTCAGCCCCGGGCCCACAGCGGCCAGCTGTCTCCTGTGTGCGCAGCACCTGGCCCTGCACAGTGCCGAGCAGCAGAAGCTGATGCGAGCCGACCTGCATCGCCAGCACACCTTGCTGTACAGGGCGCTGCAGACCTGGGGGGTAGGAGAAGCTGCTTTCCTCCAAATCTCCTTGCCTGGTAGGGAAGGGGGTTCTGGAGGCTTTGTTTCCCTTCCTtgttcttcctgcctctcccaaAACAGAGTAGTAATTCCACAAGACTCAGGGCAAGTGCCCTGGCCAGTGGGTCTTACACTGCAGAGCTAAGTTCTCCCATCCTTGCCCGGGGTACCAGCCTTACCACCAGGGGGGCTCCTTGTCAGGGGTCCAGTGGTTGGACTCACCAGGTGAGAGCTTAGCAAGTCCTCTCCCTGTTGTTGGGTGGGCTCCTGCCCACTCCCCGCCCTCTGTGGTGAGCGCTCTGGGCATCACAGCCCCTGCACCTCTGCAGCTGCCTGAGAGTGGGGAGTGGTGTGGGCCTGGGGCAGCCTCCAGTCCTCCTGGTCATCTGCAGGTTTACCAGAGCCGGGTGCGGAGCGTCCTTCAGGAGGTGGCAGCCAGGGAGAGCCAGCACGAGAGGCGGCTGCTGCGGTGAGTCTCCACGGCCCCAGCCCAGCCTGAGGAACAGGGAACAGACTACAGACCCGGATGGGTTGGGGGCCCTAACGAGGGCCAGGCGATGGGGCCTGGCTGCCTCGTGCTGCTCAGAGAGTGGCTTTGGCTTTTCCACAGCAAGCACCGTTCCCTGGGCCCCTCATGTCTTGCCACCCGCACTGTGTGCAGAGCCAGGActctgggaagcagctgcaccatCTCCTGCGTGTCTCACTCGTCTGAGCGCCTCTCCCTGCCCAGTTCAGACCTGCAGGATTCGCCTTTTCACCTCCTCTCAGCTCCCAGtcagtccccccacccccggctctCCAGGCTGGGACCATCTGTGTCTCTCACACCCGTGGACTCACTTATACCCCTCGGCTCCACTGCCTCCAAAGCCTGTCCCGCAGCTCCTGCTGAGCCAACCTCTACCCTATTCCCTCCCTCATTGCCGCTCTTTCTTTTCCTGCCTCTGTGTTTGTTTAGCACATGCTGTTCCAGGCTGCCCATGCCCTTCCCCCATTTTCCCCATCTCCACCTCTCTTATCATGGATGCATCACCTGTGTCACCGTCACCTGGAAACGGCTTAGTGTTCCCTGTGGTGCGTGAATGCACGAGGCTGCGGTGCCTGTGGTGCTCCCACGGCACCTGCACAGAGCAGCTCAGCCTTGTGCAGTGTGTGCAGTTTCAACGTAAATGTGGCTGTCAGCACGACAGATACACTTGGGCATGGGGAGACCTGGATGCAGGACCGGGCTGAAGAGCCTCGCAGTGTTCACACCCATATCACTCTGTCCCCCCATGTACCCGCAGGGGTGCATTACGTCGCTGGAGAGAGAATGCTGTGGCCCAAGCGGACGAAGCAAAGAAAGCCTCTCGAGCAGCAGCTCACTACAGAAGGACCCTGTGCTCCAAGGTGGGCCCTGGCAAGCCAGCTGGCTGCCAGGGGGTGGGGGCCGTGTTCCTGTGAAGGGGTGACGTTGGGGGTGGCTGTGGAGGTTTGAGCTGAATGAGGAGCCTAGAAAACGAGATGGCTCCCTTCTCCAGCACACACAGCTGTGCCCACAGGTGGGTTTCTTCACTTGTTTATTGTACTGAAGTATGAACCAATATCCATTAAAACAAAAGCATGGCATGTAGTGAGTATGAACCAGCTCTTACCAGAACCAGTATTTCCCACACACGTGGAATTTTCCGCTGGGACAAATCCTGTAAGTCACCACACCTCTGTCCCTTTGTGTTGGCACAGGATGCTTGGGTgccccccttcccccatcctGCTCATCGGCCTCGCGGGATTCGTGGCTGTGCGGGCTTTCCGTAGAGCATGCAGGAATGTGAGGTCATTGGTCATTGTCGCTGGGAAGTGGCCCCCAAAATGCCACTTGGTGTGGCCTGGGCCCACGTGCTGGGGGAGGGACATGGCTATGAGAAGAAGACGTGTCACTAGACAGGAGACTCAAATGACATGACAGAGGTGGTCCCTGGACTCTGGGGTGTTTTAGAAGAAAGCAGTTTGCTGGGAGCCCCGCACTGGCGGCCGAGACTGTGCTCACAGCTTGGGAGCCTCCACAGATGTGTTAATTACACATGGTCAGGGCGCAGACTGCTCTCAGGAACACTCCGAGGCCAGCGTGTGTGTCCCCTCCCCTAGAAGGACGGTCAGGACTCTGCTTGGCTTCAGGGCTCAGAAGGGAGGAGGCCTTTGTGGGAGGATGGAGTTCGTGACTGTTTGGGGAGCGGGCATCCCCTGTGTTCTGCTACTGTGATTTCATATGTACCTCATGTGTGAAAGTGCGTGAAACGTAAGGCTTCCACTTAACAAATAGTAGAATGAAAGCCCACGTGAGGACTTGACTTCTTCGTGGCATGGTATGAAGTTTAGCTCCTCTGGTCCCGTCTCCTGAGATACAGGGCCTCCAGCGAGGGTGCTGGGCATGGTTGCCTGCCATCTGCGTGGACGGCAGGCGCTTCCTGGAACGTGTGTGAGGGCCGTATGCCTGGCCTCATTCCACGAGGAGCCACCTGCAGAGCTGGGGTGACCCCGGGGAGTCGGGACATGCCGTGATCACCCCTCTATTCTTCTGCCCCTTAGGTCCTGATCGCGTGGCGGGAGGCAGTGTCAGTGCAGATATACTACCGACAGCAGGAGGGCCAGGCTGTCAGGGACGCCCAGGTGGCGCTGAATAGGGGTAAGCGGGCCCGGAAGTGAAGAGAGGCCTGTGAAGGACACAGCTTTCTTTATTCTCCCAAGGTGCTTCCCctcagtctctgtctctttctcatgTGTATTAGCTTCCTGTTGCTGAGGTAACCAAGGAccatagactttaaaacaacagaaaattgtTCTCTGAGTCCAAACTcgggtgttggcagggctgtgctccctccgAAGGCTCTGGGGGAGGCCCCTTTCCTGCCTTGTCCAACTTCTGATGGCTCCCGgcaatccttgctgttcctcagGTTGTAGACAGGTCACTCCAGCCTCGGCCCTATTGTCACGTGTCTGTCttccctgtgtatgtgtgtgtctccttagaaggacaccagtcacacgGGATTAAGGGCCCAGCCCACTTCAGCTGTCAGTTACTGCACTGTACCAACCCTCTGCCCAAATAACATCAGCTCTGAGGTTCCAGGATGGACGTGAACTTGGTAGGGAGTAACTAACTATTCAGTCCAGGTACATCTTCACTTTCTCTTCCCAACTGATTGCCAACcagtttttattaaaatgaaaggcCAAGGCTTGAGACCTACAGAGAAATGCAGACACGGAGCTGGAACGGGGGACTTGGGGGTTGCCGGATGGGGCGCTTTGATGGGAAGGCGGCGGCTGCTTGTCAGGTCAGCCCCGTTGTGTCAGAGTCCGCTTCCTTGCCCGTTTAGGGAGCAGGGACTTGCCTGGTTGGCCCCAGGTAGTCCCGTGACCTGCTGTACAAACAGCCTGGGAAACGGTCCAGATGGAGCCTCTGTTCAAGAGACGCGTGGAAACAGAGGCCCTTGGCTCTGCTGCGGGGAGTCTGATGCTCTAAAGAGGCAGCTCCTtttagaataaatgagaaaacaaatggaaatggTTTAAATCAGACCAGAGAGAAAACGGACCAACTTGTTAAATTGGCTTAATAGCATTTGTTCCAGGACAATCCACTTAGGTTTGGTTCTGACTAGTTCTTGTGTTGATGAACACACATCCTGCTTCCCCCTGAATGGAATCCTGGGGTCCAGAATCCCGCACCTGGTCTGCCCTCAGCATGCTTCTCTGTGTCCTCAGGCTGCCCCTCGCCCCGGAAACCAGGGCTGTGTTTCTAGTCATTCCCAGGAAAGATGCCGAGGGGCTAAGCCCGTCCCTGGTCTCTGCTTGAACCAGAGTTTTGGCACCGGCGCTGCATGGGCCTTCCAGTTTGGGTCAGGTGGCCGCGGTGGGGAGGTGACAGGCACAAGACACAGCTAAAGCTTCTTCCCTCCTCTGACCTGCGGGCAGCAGCTTTCCTTAGGGTGGCAGCACGTGGCTGGCCCTGGGCTCGCTGTGTCCATTAGGGCTGGTATACAGGACTGGGGAGACCATGTGAGAAGACACTGTGTTGTCAGCACACAGCAGATGTGCAGTCAGTACCTGTGGGACCGTGTCTTGGCTTAATTAAGGCCTCTGTGTCTCAGGCACACCTTGGCTGTCCAGGGCTGGGCTAGGTGCTGCAAGAGGACAGAGTCGTGGACACTTACGCTCATCAGTGCTTGAGAGGTGCAGGCAGGGCCTCCTCTCAGCCTTGGTGTCTCCGTCTGTGGATGGGGATGATAGTACCTGCCTCTGGAGTTGATCATGAGGGTCCAGTGAGGCTAAGATATTCCCACGTAAAGCAGGACCTGGGAAATTTCAGCACTTAGTGCTAACGCCTCCAAGCTTGTGAACGTGGCTTTCCCTGCCCACCTCCGGCAGGTCCTGGAGGACACCCCATCTTGGCCTCTGTGCCTTGGGGTCAGCTCTCTTCTGTTGTCTCTAAAAGAAACTTCTCTTGGGgctgaagaagagggaaaaaatcaGAAGAGAGTGCTTGCTCCCTCAAGAGAGAATCTGGTGACACAGACTCAATGCAGGATGTGGCCCCTGCCTGCCTGTGGAGCTGGGGCAGGACACGGCCAGCAGACACCTTGCTTCTCCCCAGCCTGTCTCAGGCTGCCTGggcctctgagcctcattttcctccctgGAATATGGGGCCACTGTCTCCCACTTCCTCACACCCAGGGTCTTTTCGTTCATGTGCCCAGCAGCATCTTGTGGGCAGCTCCGCTGGGGCCCTGGCACACCTGCGGTCGCTGTGCACAGGCTTATGGCTGGGGGCGGGGTGTCCTTGGAGGGCCCAGTGGTAAGCAGCATATCTGGTTCCAGTCAGGGTGTGCATAGTCACTGAAGGTGGGTGGCCAGAGCTCTCCTCCCAGAGTGGCTACCGTCCACACGTGGTGTCTCACCGAGTGTGGGCTGACACCCCAGTTCTGTCCCCACACAGCCTTCTCCACCCTCTAAACTTTCACCGTTGCATAGTCATCCATATATTGATACTTCCTCTAAAAGAGCAAACTGACTCCGACCCGCCTTAGGCTGTCTCAGGACCTGGTTTCGGCGCTGGAGGGACCGCAGCCGGAGCGCAGCCCAGCAGAGGATCCAGATGGAGAGGGTGGCGCAGCATTACCGCCGGCAGCTGCTGCTGCAGGCCATGGCCCAGTGGAAGGTGCACCATCTGAGCTGCATCAGGAAGAGGGTGAGGCAGACAGCAACTCCCCGAGTTCCCCTGTGCGGCGGGGCTGTCTGGGCCAGGGGACCGCATCGCGGGGAGGAAAGGTCTTTCCAGAAGCACTTACTGCTTCCGTTGTGGATGCTGGGTGGTTGGAGCCCTGCGGGCACAAGGCTGCCCTTCTGGGTGTTCAGTGAAGGCTGGGGAAGCCGGCCTTCCGGGTAGAAGATGGCTCAGCAAAGAACTTGGTTCAGTGTGAACCATGCCTGTCAGAGCTGGGTGACCTACCGACGCATCTGGGCACCCCTGTCTGGGGCAGGAGGCCCTTGGCTTCAACCAGGACGACTCCTGGTGGTGGGAGGATGGTTCACTTGGGCCTGGAGCCTGCACTGCCCACAGGGGCTCCGGGTGTGGGCACCTGGCTGTACCAGGCACACAGCCTCCTGTGCGCGCTCTCTCCCCAGCTTCTGCAGAGACAGGCTGCCCAACTCCTGGCCCAGACACTCAGCCGGACCTGCTTCCACCAGTGGAGACAGCAGGTGGGAGCCGTGGAGAAGCCCCTTCTCGCTCCCCCTCCTCCCGCTGCCTCTTGAGCCTGCCTCTAGCTCATCATTTCTCATACCACCCTCTTCCCAGGGttcccccatccccagccacCTCCTGGCACCACCAGCTTCCTTCACTTGGAATCTGTTTAAGGCCAAGTCACTTCAGGGCCATGTTTCTACAGTGTCATGTTGAAAAATTGTCAGGGTAATATTCAGAAATTAATAGGAAATGCATTTTAGGTCTTTGCCAAGGCCTTGATAAAACACCCGGTGGGGCTGCGTCCTGCTCAGTGGCCCTTCACGGTCCAGGTCCCTCTCACCCTCGGGCCTGCAGTGCAAGCAGTCCCAGCTTTTCTCGCTGGAGCCTGCTGCACTGCCTCACTGCTCCGACCCCAGAGCTCCTGGCCTTCGTTCTTCCCAAAAGAGCTTCCTTGATCCCCACCACCTCAGGGAAGGCCTGACGAGAGGGTCGGAGAGTGACCGGGGCCATGGGGTCAGGGTGGCCTCCCTAAGGAGGCATTTTCTTTCTGGCCCATAGCTGGCGGACAGGAGGCGGGAGCAGCAGGACACGGCACGGGCCCTGTGGTTCTGGGCCTTCTCACTACAGGCGAAGGTAATGGGCTCCCCGTCCCAGGAGAGGACCATGCCCCAGTGGAGGGAGCCTGAGGAGGAGGGCTGGgcctcacctcctcctctccctggagGTGTGGACTGCGTGGCTGGGCTTCGTGCTGGAGATGAGGAGAAAGAAGGCGCGGCAGGAGCGGGCAGTGCAGGCCTACCACCAGCAGCTCCTCCGGGAGGGCGTTGCACGCCTCCTGTGCTTTGCAGCGGGCATGAAGGCCTTCCGGCAGCAGCTGCATGCCCAGCAGCAGGTGCAGGTGGGCCGGGGTCCCCTACCCCTCTGTGGGGAGCGGGTAGGCACAGCACGACCTGACCAGAGGCTGGTTGCAGGCGGCCCACAGTCTCCACCGTGTGGTCCGTCGCTGTGCCACGGTCTGGAAGCAGAAGGCGCTGGGCCTGGGCAGGGAGCCTCAGCCCCCCACGTCCACTGTGCACAGCAGGAGAGTGACGTTTGAGGGTCCCCTTCCCAGCCACCTTGCTGCTGGGGCTGGCGATGCCTCCCTGGAGACCAAGAGGACAACAGCTCCTCGTGGGCTTCGGGGAGCTCTGGACAGCCTGGCGTCGGCCGCTGGGGACACCCAACTCCTGGAGCTGTGAGTAGCACGTCCCTCACCACTTCCTCCTCGCTTCCACCTGGGGCAAAGCTTGGACAGTACAGGAATGACACCGGGCCCCGAGGGTCATGGCCGAGCCACTCGGAACCCTCTGTACAGGATCCTGCGCCCCCGTTCTTCGGCCCTAACCAAAAGGACCACAGCCTCTGTTCCTCCCAAGCGTGGGAGAGAATGTACGGTTCCTTAGCAAAGGAACGGGCCGTTGGGCAGCCCACCTCCCGCCCCAGACCTGGTAGTCTCCCCACGTCTCCCGTGACAGCCAGGAAACAGGTACCCTCTTGGAAACCCCACTTTTttgtgacctggcccagccccatccccatccccacatGCTGTGCTGCTGTAGCTGACAAGGGCCCCATCTCTGAGCCTGTTCCAGCCTGGTTGCCTGGGTCAAGTGAGACAGCGTGGGTGGAGCACCCCTCGCCAGCAGGCTCACTGGAATTACTAGAAGTTCAGTAGGGCGCCTGGGGCGgagcctttccttctctcttcagtATCCCTGTAAGATGGAAGGGGTCGGACTGAATTACCCCGCCCCACAGAGGTCTCAGGCTCCGAGCAGCCCCTGGGCAGTCTGGAGGAACAGCCTGTGTTTCTTCCCAGTAATGCTGCCCGCTGGGCAAGAAAGCAACCGCGACGCCCAAGCTTCCTGCTGGAGCCCGTTGAGAGCCAGACGCCCCTGGGGTATGGCACCCTTGGGGGGCAGGGGTAGGTGGTGTGATTCTGGGGACTTTAGGGCTGGTGGCCCCCCTTCTGTCCTGCTCCTCGGGAGGGTACCACGCCTGACCAGCTCGTGTCTTCCCTCTGCTTAGGCCTGAGGCACCGTGGGAGCATGGCCTAGGCGAGGTCCAGCCAATAGGCCTTGCGCTGACAACACCCTTCCTGGCAAAGGCCCAGACAGCACTGGACCCAAGCAGCCCCCTGCCAAGCGCCCCTGGCCTGAAGCCGCCGCCCACAGCGAGTACAGGCCTGGAGCTGCTGCCCCCTTCTTCCTTCATGCTGCGTGGGGCGGAAGCACACACCTGGGTAAGTCCCCCTGGTTACCTGGGGTCCTGTTCTGTGGTCTGGTCTTCGTGCCAGTGCTCTTTTTTGTGCACTTGGTGCTATAGCCACAGGAGTACTCATTGCTTCAGGGGAAGATGCAGGGAGGCCTGTGCAGGGGCCAGTGTCCTAGGGGCACAGCAGGGAACAGCCCCTGAGGCCCATCCCTGCTCGTGACGCTTACATGGTGGTGGAGACAAAAGAAACCCCGGCACGCAGACGAATGAAGAGGCTGTGGATCATGGGGGGTCATACAGGGCCTGTTGATAAGTCTGGACTTCAAGAACAGGAAGTTGTGGAGGATGGTTGGTGGCTGTGCTCGGGTCCAGCAAAGGGTGCTGGCGGCCGGGACTGGGGGCGTGGCTGTGGATGTCGTGGGAGGCAGACTAGGTAGGGCTTGCTCTGATGAGTCTGataagagggaaagaaggaatcgCGGATGGCTCCTGGGTTTCCGGCCTGAAAAGCTCAGGGAGTGATGAGTTCTTTACTGTGAGAGGGAAGATGGAGGGTGGGAACCCAGCAGCTGAAGCATCACGAGTGTGTCTTGAACCTGTCAGATTTGAGGTTAACGCAATAGAGATTCAGCCTGGCCTTCAGGAACAAGGTCAGGGCTGGAGATCAAAGTTGACAAttcgttgggcttccctggtggcgcagtggttgagagtccgcctgccgatgcagagaacacgggttcgtgccccggtcctggaagatcccacatgccgcggagcggctgggcccgtgagccatggccgctgagcctgcgcgtcccgagcctgtgctccgcaacgggagaggccacaacagtgagaggcccgcgtaccgcaaaaaaaaaaaaaaaaaaaaaaaaaaagttgacgaTTCGCAGCACAGGTTGAAAGTAAAGAACCGATGGGGTCATGGGGAGGAGTGGGGCCAAGACTCTGGTGCCTGTGATGTAGGAGTCAAGGAGTTCGGGTAAGGAGGCGAGGAAGCACGAGTGTGCAGTGGGCTTGGGCCCCGCAAGGAGCTGGTGCCTGAAGAGCTGTGACCTAagtaggggtggggagagggtgggggatgggagagtGTCCATTCCCACCAGAGGACACTGTCaccaggaggggaggagggttgTAGCTGTGGTTGGACAAGAACAGTTGCCACTGAAATGCATGGTCATTGTAGGAGGGGGTGTGAAAGGTCAATAAGGCTGGAAACAGCTGCTTGGGTGGTCGTGGGCCTCTATTGGTGTCATGTGGTGAATGAAGGGGCAGGACCAGGTGAGCTGGCTGCGGCAGGTGCAGGTGTGGGGAGCCCCAGCTCCCAACCTTCCTCCCGCTTCCCTGCTCAGTGTTCATCCTTCCTTTACAGGCATCAGCCCGGCCGACGATACCTGGGCTTTTGTCCCAGGCCCCTTCATCCCTGGCCAGTGTCCCCAACCCCCGTCTGCTCCTTCCTGGGGACTTCACAGGCACCAGGCCTGGGCCTGGCTCTGACACTACAGGTGTGTACCTGGGGCCTGTCAGTACCTCAAGTGCTCAGGTCACTCCCGGCACCTGGAATCCCTGGGTTCAGCCTGGGCCCAGACAGGAGGATGGTCAAGATCAAGCTTATTATCCTATTGCCACTGGCCACATGGACCTGGAGGCCGAGCTTGAGGGCATCCAGCAGCAACTGCAGGACTACCAGACCACGAAGCAGAACCTCAGGTGAGACCCAGAAACCCGCCTGGCACCCATCCATGGGGAACAGGGGGAGCTGTCTGCCCAGTGATGGCCCCTGCATGCAGGCGGCACCTCTCCCCTTCTGTCCTGCTCAGGAAGGCCCAGGTTGGCCTTACCTTCAGGAAAAGCTGAGCAAAACTTTACACCCGTGTCTTGTGGAAGCTGGTGGTCTACCGGGCAAGTGTGACTGACATGGGATGATGCAGTGAGCCACCCTGCTTTGGGTCCACAGCCCACGTACCCCACGCCCAGGCCTGGGACCCTCAGTGTGAGCAGCAACCTCAATCAGAGGGAAGCGGGCAGGTCCCATGCGGCCAGCTCTGCACAGGGAAGGACAGAGGGCATTTCTGCCTGAGGGTGGAACAGGAGCCCTTCTCCCTCCACCCACACCAGAAGTGTGCTGGGCCTCTGCCTCGGGCCAAGCCAGGCAGCAGGTGCGTCACTCCCTCAGGTCCTGCCAACGGCAAGCAAGCAGCCTGCGGCAGTGGCTGGAGCTGAGCCAGGAGGAGCCCAGGCCAGAGGACCAGGAAGCGGAGCGGCAGGTTCAGGAAGAACTGCAGGAGGTGAGACCTTGGGCAGCCCCGGGACAGCTCCCAGGCGGGGCTTCCTCTCAGCCTGCCCCCTCAACCTCCCCAGGTGGAAGCGCAGATCCAGCAGCTGGCCTCCAAGTtgcaggcccagcgccagcccatCCGCACCTGTATCGCCCGCATCCATGCCCTGCGGCAGGCTCTGTGCTAGTCACCACCCCATGTCCAGGAACAGAATGCAAAACTGCAGTGAGTTTATTTCAAAATGTTGCAATTAAATGAATTACTGTTCAGAAGTCTCCCACTTTTCATACAAAAATACTGTGCTACTGATACAGTTGAAAAAGTTCAAATGGCTTCTCCTGCAGGAGAAATTCACAGCATCCCCAGGAAACATGAAATCTGGCCCTATCCCCACAATCAGTGGCTCCCTAAGGACTGTCTACCTGTTGCCTGGGCACAGGTTTTCTAGGCACTGAcattctcccctcctccacacaTCAAATACACCACCAAGGTTCCTCTGCCTCTAACATAAGCCCCTGATCAATAGCAGCAACTTTCTGTAGGTCTAGATACAGGGGACCCAAGCTCTCCCCTGGCCCCAGCTGGGCCACCACCAGCTAGCTGCCTGCCCCTTTTGCTTTGGACACCACTGAGGGGGTTTGGTAATGGGTCCTGCCTACTGGAAAGAGGACCTGCCAGCTCCGGGAGGTCACTCATCGGGGCCTGCAACGCACAGAGCCATTAGTGAGCACCCTCGGAAGTTGACGGCAGAGTCGGAGGTGATGCATTCAGCCACAAGTGCAGAGAGAGAAGACAGCTTTTCCCAACAAGCAGGGTGGGGCAAATTTGGGAGCAGTTGCCTtaagggccctggtctgggacccACAGTCAGTGCCAGGAGGCACCTCACCCCATGCAAGGGAGGCCAAAAAGCAGTGATAGGAGGAGCAGCAAGAATGTACTTTAACTACCACTTATCTTAAAACGGAAATCAGACCAACCGAATGCTCGGCCAGGAGATGTAGAGTCTCCAGTTTATACAACACGTTAGAAAATCTCCAAGAGGGAATCAATCGTCCCGGCCTGCACTTTCTCTTCAGGTGGGTAGGGGGAAGATGTAGGTCTAGGACACGAGGGGGGGCTCTGACAACCCTGTCCGCACCCTGGACAGCAGGGACAGGAGTCACCCAGGTCCTGCCTGGTCAGACCCGACGGTCCCCTCCCTAGATAGCCTCAGAGGTTCCCCCTGAAAAGACCCTCACATTTCTGTGGAAAAGACccctcagcagctgtggccaTGAAAGAGGCTCTAGAGAGAGCCCAGAGCCTCCCCGAATCGGATTTTCTGTCCCGCTTTCAGCTTGAAGTTGAAGTCCTTGGGGGCCTCGAAGATAAGCACAATGGTGGAGCCCAGGTTGAACTCGCCCAGGTGCTCGCCCTTGCGCATGGGGATGCCCTCCTTGTTCGTGTGCGTCACGAAGCTGAAGTCATTGTAGGAGCCCTTGCTGTACCGTGGGCTGTTTGTGTGCAGGTCCTGTGGGAGGTGGAGGCAGAGCACGTGGACCTTGAACACACTTGCTGCCGTCCCGAACCTGTCCCCCACCCTGCTCAGAAAGGGAGGTCCGGACAGCAGCTCAGGCCATGGACCAGGCCTAACCCGATAGCCCCTGACCAGCTGTGAACTGGAGGGAAATGGAGGATTCAGACCCAACTGTTCACTAGTATGCACGGTGCCACAACATCAGCACCCGGGGGGCTGAGGGGCAAACCGACAGCAAGAGGGGAAGCCCCACGGGCACTGGCACCCCTCACACTTGGCCTCCATCAGCATGCCCCACCCAAGCTCCCCTTGAGTTTCTGCAGAAGCAAAGTGCCAGGCAGGGAAGTTAATTCCCTCCCTCACCAGCCACCTCAAGATAGGAGTGGGTGGGGGATAAGCAGAGCAGAAGCTCAGGGCCCAGCCCCTCCTCGGGGCAGCTGCTCCGCACAGCCAGGCCTGGTGGGGGATGTGCCCTCCTAGAACTTACAGTCCCGATGGACCTGGCTGCACAGGAGACGGTGCAAGTGGCCTAGCCCTTGGGCTTCGGCAGGATCTGGGCTCTGCTTACCCGGTCAAAGTAGATGCGGATGGAGCCCACGTTGGTGGCCCCCACAGCCGTCAGTGAGAAGAAGCCGTGTTTCCAGTCACCAGTCAGGACTACCCGCTCATTGTGGCAGAAGAGCTCTTTGATCCAGCGGGCCATGCCGGGGTTCACGGACATCAGGGAGCCTGTGGGGACAGACACTGCCACTCCCTGCCCATCGGGAGGACAAGCCTCCCAGAGCCCAGTGTAGATGTCTACTCTGGGAGGGCCCAAGACCCACTGTACCCCCCAGCCTGCCCCTGCCACCCACGCCCAGCAGTCACCTCACAGCTTTGGAGCCTGCGTCCCCTGACAGCAAGAAGCTGAGGACCTCTCTGAGGCCCCCAGGGGCAGGTCCCACCCATGTGCTGGCCCAGGCCTACCTGGGAAGTGGCGCCGGTGGGAGACAGTCCAGTCAGTGGGGGAATGGAAGCAGTGGTAGTCCCCGGGGGCCAGGTAGATGACGCAGTGGTAGAGCTCGTTCCCTTCTCGGGTGACCAGCTGGCTCCTGAAGGAGCCAGAGGAGGTCGCTGTGGGGCAGACACAAGCCAGGCACTCAGACAAGCACTTGATGCTGCCCAACACGAAGCCTGCGTGCAGCCTGGACACTGGCTCCAGGAAGGCCTGAAGCTGCGGGCAGAGTAACTACTGGTCTACAGGCCTCCCTCCCAGacccactcccatccccaccctccaccctctgACATCCAGCGCAGCCACACCACAGCACAGCTGCCTGGCCGCCACCGGGCCAGGACCCACCTGGTGGGAAGGGCAGGTCCTCTGCGGGGATGCGAGGGCCCAGGAACGACTCCAGCGAGTAGGTGACCCCCTTCACCTGCTCTACCTCGCAGTTCTTCACCTGCCCGAAGTTGAGGATCTTCCCATCCG includes these proteins:
- the SFI1 gene encoding protein SFI1 homolog isoform X11; amino-acid sequence: MKNLLTEKCVASHWLNFHQKGIKGRMERKVDSRSSRDGAVKKPYSPKIMSKKKSSAFSGIWSEIPRARHPVQHHPSYAWTRRGQLRELRIRCVARKFLYLWIRMTFGRVFPSKARFYYEQRILQKVFEEWKEEWWLSRREWKLRVRADCHYRYYLYSLMFQTWKTYMHQQREMRNRYLRAEDHDAKQKMRQAWKSWLIYVVFRRTKLRMQTTALEFRQRSILWVWWSTWRRQLGQVHLGRALHASAVKHRARSLQLQAWSRWQEQLLHVWRERRKMVSAVKHHQHWQQWRALRAWLEYLQVRREKRQRRETAEGFHCISVLQTHFCDWRWAWKRRESLYVHHERVEGLARKVVLRRAFIHWKHYMLLCAEAAMRRKVAEEHHRRGLLHFCFRALKDNVARAHLQRIRRNLAHQQHDVTLLHRFWNLWQSQIEQREESEQLPFLCAAWDHYRITLLRKCFKLWLQYTQKRRSQQLLQARADSHFQRRALPGAFQAWRRLWQWHQQERVLYARAARFHRVMLEKQLFALWCQKISQHREHRLAERMAILHAERQFLQRSWSTWCQQAAAHRLEWQRQAVACAHHRLRWLRKAFCVWRESARGLRTERTGRARAARFHAAQLLCWAWSRWREHLALHSAEQQKLMRADLHRQHTLLYRALQTWGVYQSRVRSVLQEVAARESQHERRLLRGALRRWRENAVAQADEAKKASRAAAHYRRTLCSKVLIAWREAVSVQIYYRQQEGQAVRDAQVALNRGCLRTWFRRWRDRSRSAAQQRIQMERVAQHYRRQLLLQAMAQWKVHHLSCIRKRLLQRQAAQLLAQTLSRTCFHQWRQQLADRRREQQDTARALWFWAFSLQAKVWTAWLGFVLEMRRKKARQERAVQAYHQQLLREGVARLLCFAAGMKAFRQQLHAQQQVQAAHSLHRVVRRCATVWKQKALGLGREPQPPTSTVHSRRVTFEGPLPSHLAAGAGDASLETKRTTAPRGLRGALDSLASAAGDTQLLELNAARWARKQPRRPSFLLEPVESQTPLGYGTLGGQGPEAPWEHGLGEVQPIGLALTTPFLAKAQTALDPSSPLPSAPGLKPPPTASTGLELLPPSSFMLRGAEAHTWASARPTIPGLLSQAPSSLASVPNPRLLLPGDFTGTRPGPGSDTTGVYLGPVSTSSAQVTPGTWNPWVQPGPRQEDGQDQAYYPIATGHMDLEAELEGIQQQLQDYQTTKQNLRSCQRQASSLRQWLELSQEEPRPEDQEAERQVQEELQEVEAQIQQLASKLQAQRQPIRTCIARIHALRQALC